Part of the Uloborus diversus isolate 005 chromosome 9, Udiv.v.3.1, whole genome shotgun sequence genome is shown below.
ttttcctttttgcacaatttcaaacaatcaccaaattttattacttattttggtaacatttcggatgaaactgtttagcgccattttatggtgaccaaaaatatctcagcatctggcgacgatatctctgtaacgaaaattaatatcatatcgttttacaaagtaaggaaagaatgggggagcatcatcgaaggtacctcgaaacgactttcgcaaattcggtaaaatcgcaccaagagccacaatgattgaaatttcccgaaataactaaagcaagtataaggggattacgagcgcagctacttttttttaatcacttcgtacttaattagccatacagagaaggttttagactccatgttaaaaaaaaagtatcaacagatcaatctttttaaacatgagaagattaatttcatgttttttaaatttgtatatgcttaaatatagtgctttcgtttctaaatcaatactactttgttctttatacttattgctattttagttttatgggtaaggaagaaactcgatttttaatcacgtcaaaaagatgtgttttaaatttttttacttaaaacaaaaaacaaaagcaagtaacgattttttctaataattattactgacccaggcaacgccgggtatttttgctagtctgaATTATATTTGATCAATTACATTGTGGACCCCCTGGCATGGACGGGGGTCCgcagaccacagtttgggaaattCTGAGTTATGAaattacttctaaaattttgtatTAGCTTCTTGattagaaaaaagatttttcttttaacgaACAAcataaaacatagaaaaaaattataagataAAGTTATTACGTACTTTTTTTAAAGGTAGAACTTAAACCCTCAATCTGAATTAGATCGAATTCTTATGAATTACTACCTacttttatattattataaataaaaacttttatataggcacattttaattattatcttGAATACAATACAATCAAACCTTAATTGCATACTATTCATATAATGGAAAAAGCAAAGTTGTTTTATGCATGGAACTATTTGAACACAAAACGTGTTCACagtataaattaattattgtatGCCACAAATGAAACCCTTTTATTAGGGGTGGAAGGGGGTAATAGTGGAGATCATGCAAATATCTCttagtttataaaattttattagaagtatttcaacataaaaaaaaaaaataaatgatgtacTAAATTTCATTTCCCCAAGATCAGTGTTGTAGTCATTAGAGAGAAATGTGGTGGTGAGGGTACGAGCTGCTTAAAGATCCAAACATGCGGTTTTGAAATAAACCTTGAAATCtaatagaagggggggggggggattatataACTGCATAATACATGTTACTGAAATTAACTGCAACAATCATTCCACAAAACAGGGAGAAATAAAAGGGATATTGTATAGAAGAGTAAGATTGAGATATTCCGCATCAAAAGAAGTTCTTTTCTCACTCTGCAGAGgctcatcccccctccccccaaaaaggaaaaatttcccTAACCCCCCTCCAGAGGTGGATACAGAAATAATTCTTACAGGCTGCCCAAGAAACTGAAAAGCACACCCACCCCCTACAATATTTCATAACCAAGTTTccatgactttatttttttaggatcccttaagacCAATTAATGTAGTTTTAAGAAGATAAATATCATACCcttatatactttgaatgtggacgcaAAATATCcttaacatttcaagccaattaaatactagaATTCTCTAAAAcgagcggttttaattaggagAATTGTTTATAATAACAGAGTCTAGTTATTAAATGATTTCCTAcatcatttgagtttttaaaaatcatcttttaaccataaaatattttgtaattgagaaaatcatagcttcataatACACAAGCttaattgaagaattcagaaattatttctttGCTGATTCGTTCTTAAAGCCAACAGTTCAGATATCATTTTGATACTACAACGTTTGCattaatattatggttttgccaagaaactaccatgtgatttctttcattttgcattttttataagctcaGAAATAGATCTATTATTTTGCAATCAGCTTCCTAGATTATGATTCTTCTAGGTatgttcattcatttaaaaaaaaaattttaacaagtgATTTCATcaaagaattaatggacgaatcgcgatattacatTCTCTTGAATCCAAAACCAAGGAGTTGAATGTATTTTGCCGCTTTTACCTccgactccagtattacttctttagcaaatgaaaatgctgctattcaaatatgctttgtgttcttttctttaaacaactgtaaaaaaaatttctttatgttaTATAGAAGTCTCAAttcctaaaatccgctactgcctCCTTCCCCAGGTGGGCACACTCCAGTATTTGTAAAAGCTGATACTGAAgatagtttattttacatagaaCAAACGGTTCAAAAATAAGTATAAGATGCAAGATATCACACCTttactttttaataatgaaaaataatactaattacGTAAACAATTTCAAGCCTTTCACCGTTTAATTGAGTTTTGCAAATAATCATAATAGTCcctattaaaaaatataacatcCATGAATTTTGAGATTCTGAAACTTTTCGAATTGTTTTgtgaatgcttaaaaaaatagtttttagtcaCTATATTTTTCAGCACATTTTCCTTTTCACTGAAATTCATCCTTTACTTCTCCAGAGGAAAGGAACGAGTTATCATCGCACACTTGTAAACTGTTTTCTCTCGGATTAGATAACTGAACGGTTCGCGGTTCCGTCAAGCATCGAATGATATCCGCTTGTTTGACAGAATCGCTTTTCTTCTTCAGGAAGTTGTTTTGAATAATGTGTAACTGGAGCACTTCAGATGCAGTATAAAAATTGCTTCGCTCTGCAAACTGAATGAATTTGTTCAAATGATTTGCTGCCTCATTCCAGGAAGAGCGAATCCTCTCCGCTTGAATGATATCTTCAAACGCTTCGATCGGCTGTAATTCCCGAGAATTTTCGGTAGCCGACCCTTCTTCCATAATCTGCTCAAACAGCACGTCATCATCTCTATCTGTTTTAAGCAATTCTTCTAGCTCTTCTTCCGTCAAACCGTTAAAAGGATTGGAATCGTCcggtattttttttatgtttttgataaTATCCTGAATTTCGGACATAGTGGCAGCGTCCAAAACAAATTTGTCACTTTCACTAGAGtatttatcattcggtaaaattccaGGCCATAGTTTCTTCCAGCACGTCTTCAATGCATCTTCTTTCGACTCTTCCCATGCAAGTGCGACGTTAAACACGGCATCTTTCATGGAATAATCCATTACAAACTCCTTTAACGGCTTTTGGGAGTCTAAAAGCCTTCTGCAAAATAATGTTCTATAGTGACATTTCCAAGTTTGAAGGATTCCACATTCCATAGGTTGTAATACGGCTGCCACTTCAGTCGGAAGATGGACGGTGAATATATTTTCTGACACCAGTTCATTCTCGTGCGGATGAGTTTTTAAATTGTCCAACAGCAAGATAGCATTGCTGTCTTCCGGAAGTCCGACTCGCCTGAAATTTTCCTTGACGGATGGCACAAATTCTTGATGAAACCATTCCTTTAACATATCGAACGTCAAACATAAACCCGGTTGAGCTTTATATAAGACAGGAAGAGAAGCCAACACCCTAAAAGGAATAGGATTTTCACAAGTACCAATCACTAACGGTTTCAGACGATGGGTTCCTTCCGCATTCGCACAAAGGAACACGTTCAATTTGTCTTGGCTAAATGTTTCATCGGGGCACTCACCAGAATCCAACACTTTGTCGGGTAAATATCGccagaatagttttgaaaaatccgCATTGTAAATTTGGTGAGCCGTCAAATTATATTGCTTGATTAAATCTGCAAAAATATCTCCGTACGACTCCGAAATGTCAAACTGAATTTCATTAGCACCGGGGTCTCTGGGAGCTCCAGACATGTCATACTTCGTGATTCCGTGACGAACTCGGAAGTTTCTTAACCAACCGTCGGAAAAAGTACAATCATCGTTAAATCCAAATTCGGTATGAATCATTTTCGCTTTCTCGATAATTGTGGGACCAGTAATTGGCAAACCTTCATCACGTTTGCCACGAAACCACTTGTAAAGAACACTGTCCAGTTCAGCATGTTTTGGCTTTTTCACATTGCAACGAACATCAAACCATTCACTAGACTCTGAATCAGCGAGAAATtgttctaatttttctttttgcttcttaATATCATAAATGGTTGATGATCCTATATTATAtctaattttaattgaatttctgcTCTCACCTCGTTCAAGTCTTCTAATTATGTCAATTTTTTGCTGTATAGTTAAAGAAACGTGCTTCCTTTTCTTTGCAGGAGGTGGAACAAAAGTAGAATCAGCCATTTCGAGGATAAGTTTTGTCTTCTTTGAAAAACGAAACTAAACTCAGCTGAGGTACACTTTTTCAGTTCTAGTGAGGAGGGAGCACGCCATTTTTCGGCGTCCGATTTTCTGCAATCGAACTTCCAGGAGGCAAATCCGAAGAATTGCAAAACGAATAAGGGGTTTGCTGCTTATTTAGAACAGCACTGATCAACCAAAAACAATAAACAAGCCCTAAAATTATGAACTGTACTAATTCCAATTTAAATACACGTATATTTTCCTCCCAAAAAGCTTTACAACAAACCGGAAATGTGTTCTGCGCAAGAGAAATGCGCATCTATCGGATTATCGGACTACAAGCTATTTTGGCTGAATTTGATAGAGGTGCTGCCATCTACTAATAAGTTTCGTaactaaaacataattttgagcACTGAAATCATTACCGTGCTACATTCCAGAAGgaataaaaaatgttgaacaaaaaataacagCGTGTGAAATGCATTAGAAAACAGATCCCACAAATTTTGTTACTTTCAACTAACTATTTTTGTTTGTTaatcaagcattttttacatACCTAATCAAAAACAGCAAATATCTACTTTTCTTACACACAGTTGACTCTATGACTGTTATTCCAAGATCAAGATAACCATTGCCAATGGCATcaagtttttgatcaaaatttgtatgaattaaaagaaaaaaaatcattttgaacttgGCATGTGTAAAGATAATCTGAAGAGCAATAGCcccaataaaaatgttttcaagcaccctggaaaatattttgtaatttttagaaGAGGTGCCCACAAAAGGGGTCCAGACTGCAGATTTGAGTTTTTTAAGGCAGGTGGGGTGAGGGTGTAATTTGAGAAGATTTCGATTACAATTTTTTGGGAAATTCTTGAACTGAAGctcctttttaacattttagggGTGTACACCATTGTTCTTAAGGAGATGAGCACCCCAATAATTCATtgccttttaataaaaataactattaaagCTGTCATCCCTATTtcctccttttaaaaaaaaatttgaaactgagtGAGAGGGAATAAGATGAAAGTGGTAAAATTAATAATCAGTAAATGACTAaatttgagaagttttttttttttaattttttaaatttaatttgtattttgggAAAAATTAAAGAGTAAACTGCTCTGATTaccaatgataaaaaataaattattataaattaagtgaaataatttcaatttttttatttcttaaaaaatcatcataactCTTCATTGTGTTTGTTAATGTTAAATGAATgaacatatgtaaaaaaaaaaatccttgattttaataaattgaaattgaattgaattgaaaaaaaaaaatttctccatttttcgaactttttgcagaaaatgagtttttttaaaagtaaaaattatgtattttaccctttccaaaattaaatactaAATTTGGGGCACATCTTCCTTCTATCTTTCAAATTCCAGTCTTTAGGATTTCTGCAAATTTCACTTTTGCAGCCAGAGCACCCTGTTTCAGTTAGCCATAAtaccaatcctagtatggtattttatatacatgtaGGTACTGTTATGACTAGCTGCCACTGTCTCTCCAAGAGACAATTTTGTGTGCGCTAGTGATCTCTGCAAAACCGTTCAACTGGGAAGAGCCATTGTCATTATATCCTTAGAGCAGTAACTATTAAAATTATAATCATACAGTTTTAAACTTCCTTCAtgattcaaactttttatttagtCAATATAAGTAATTATATTGAATgcataaataaacattttcattagattttttttttttttttttttttagaaagaaaaagtaTAGAACATACTTTATCCAGCAGTGACTTCCTGTTAAAATATTTACCGAGAAATACTGGTTCCTAATTAcccttttcagaattttaaattatttgaaaacttgGTTATTTTAGAAACTATAGGGCCCAAGCTTCCTGAATTTAGGAGTTCAGAAATCAGCTGAAAGTTTATTTTCAAGTTGTAGATCACATGTTCTTCTGATTCTATGATCCTTTCAATtagttcagattttttaaattgttgttttaCCTTGCATATGAaacaaatgaaaagtattttatgtTACACAGATACCTATGAACAATGGTGGAttcatcaggggggggggggcacgtgctTTCCTTTTTCTTAACATTCAggcttattttacatacattgatcactattccagactgaagagttGTAAAACgaacggaactgcagtctctggatgtgataaccgggctgtctggtgcattgcatgtagttctgggtAAATTACAAGTAAATACATTGACTCCATTATTTTACATCCCTCCATTGTGTGAACTTTTCGAAATACAAGTCCCAAAACACAGCATTAAGCTATCGTTCCTCActtaaaaggggggagggggcggtcaCGACCACCTCTAGATTTGCACCTGAGTGGAATGTCCCTTTATACTTAGAAGCTTGAAGTTTGTTTTGGATTTCCATAAAAATCTCAGAAGTGAAAAAAAACCAATGCATGTTTAAAAAAGACCACTTTATTAGGAGACATTTTCAAAACATACATATATAACTCCAAATTATGTAGCAATATCTATACATAGAAAGCTGCcttgaaaataatatttgttgAAAAACTATAATATATACAGTTATAGTAAATGTCAAGACACAAGGAACAATATTTACAAAGATTACAACCGGAATGAGCAGCAGGTATTATATGTTAAATCTTTCCATTGCTAGAATCAGAAACACTCTCACTTAGTAATTTAAGAACATTTGtggcttttatttcatttagaaaTTGATAATCAACTAGTCAACTTTTCTTCTTTAATAATTCATCCCCTATTACATCGAGGGGAAATATACaacaatatgttttaaaactatatggaaaaacttgattaattttcaTCAATTCGAAGATGTCGGATGAaagttgtaaaaattaaaaatgcattttgaagttttgattaTCTGTTTCTTTTCCCATGCACATGTGATCAGTGCTATACAGTAGATTCTGGATAACTCCAAGCCTTATAATTCAAATGCTCCTCAATCTCGAAGTTTTAATTCAGTCccaaataatttagtgtttttaatactaagttgtctctatatctggaatgtactccttttaagtcAAAGTTCTTGCTCGAGTTTTGTTTCTATTTTACGCTtaaaaatgcaaccaaaataagaaaatatttttttttattattttaatacattgCTTCGCTTATCAGTTTGTGTGAGGgggataatttatttacaatagtgtTCCTTAATGCAAACAGTGTTGCAGGTTTACGTGAGAAGTAGCCAATTGGGCTACTTTTTGCCCTCACTAACAACCTGTTACTGCTAGTTAATCTTtgagagacttaaaattttggctaaaattgaaaaaagtaaccTCTTTCTTCTGGGTGACTCAAATAATTTACTTTAGAACAAAAAGATGTTTAAAAGTAATACCAACTGAAatcaagagaaaagaaattggTCCTATGACATGCAAACTTAAAGGCGCTTTAAGATgccataaaaattttaagcagtCAATTATAACTTCCTTTTTGaaatatcttagtaaaatttattctctgtaaagatatttttatatagtactaataattagttttatccaAACTATAAGAGTCTTAATCTATCCATTATGCACTAttcctaaaaaagaaaataaaaattattcttgagcAGGCTGGGAAAGGAACTTCACTgattactcgaaggttttagTCAGTCCCTTGGGACTTAacagttatcgagagttgactgtacttGGAAAAAGTGTTTGAAGCAGAACTCACCTTGATGTAAGGGGGATGcaccaaaagaaaatatttattgaaaccaatttacattacatttgcattatttttacaataaaaaaaacaaatatttcagagAATAACATCCCCTGCATTCTTCCCTATACTACAGCACTGCATATTGTTTTACATCAATCCCATGAAAGGCGTATAAATGGTGCCTTAGTGTATGCATGTAATAAAATGCATAATgataaattttcttctttaaaaattaaatatatacttAATTAAAGTTTCCCCCTTCTTAACCAATTCTTGATTATAACATTAACGCTTTGGTCCTTTAACTGACACTTAATCAAAGTTTAGTTGCCGCAAATTAATAAGGTAACTACTCATAGTATAAAAGTTAGTTGAACTGTAAGAGGTTTTATGCAtcacataaaatttatttaaataaaagaggataaaaatttaattttaagtaaggAATGCagttagtaaaaaagaaaattgtggtcTTGTGATATAACTAAAATCTCAGGCACAAAAATTCTAATACTTTATCACTATAAATAGTTTAAGAATAgtttaaaacacaaattttacAGAGCAATCAACAAGCTTTGTATAAATAATGAATGTATGCATTAAAATATATTCAGttgaatgataaattttaaaaatgttaaattgtaaACATCATATAGTATTtctaatacaaaataaaatgtaaaaaagtttttagtgtGTGCTAATATTTGTTCATGTAATTAGCTCCAACTTCAGTAAATTATAAAAGGAGTTATCCAAAACCCCTAAGAGTGGTAACATTCATCCCTTTAACATAAGAAGCGCTTATTCACATAAAAACATCTGAAGAGGAAAATATCttctataaatatataaatttaaactaTATAAAACAAGAGTTTCGGACACAACTTAAGCTCATAAAAAATTGCACATAAAATATAGTATAAAATGTCTTTTTGCTTCACAACATgtaaatgatttaagaaaaagGAATCATAAACTATCACATTCTCattaacaaaatgcaaaaattgttccTGACTTAATAAATGTTTGACATGAAACATATAAAAGAATAggaataagaaagaaaatactataattattttaatatataccTTTCCTCTTCCTTAAAAAACAGCCATATTTAATTAAATGAGTATTTACATTATAGAATACATAGTCATAATTTAGCTGGTTTACAAGTTtctgtgccatttttttttttttaaattattattggtGATACTGACACAGCTTTTACATATGTTGTTCTATTGCATAAATTgaaagcttgtacagtaaaacctgtaaagttgaccacctgtctaaattgacTGCTATtctcaggcacagaattagatctatatcatataattcaacctctataagttgaccacctgtttaagttgagcaCCAAAGtcgtgcaccgcaagtggtccaCTTATGCAGGTTTCACGGTAGTTATGTGAGAATTTGTGGTAAATGAGAAAAAGTGATACAAAAATACATTGCCTTAGATAACCATGTGCAGTTGCTTTTGCTAACATACAGTTGCATAGTTGTATTATAGTTTTactgaaaagtatttaaatcttTTGAAGTAAGACATGCACTTGCATTCTGACAAAATATGTTCACATAACACTCATTTTTTAAAGAGTGCAACCAGGTAATGGGTTTTagttgctccccctcccccctccctagtGCGGATATCAGAAATCGATTGAAATTATAGTCCCTCTCCCccttaagaaaataatttatgatatttttggtcAGATGAGAGTGGAAAAAGAGATTATGGGGCTGtcaccagaattttttttgaaactgaagtcctaaaattgcaatttcaaaTTATCTTTGGTGTCATTTTTTAGAGCTTTCCTTCTAGGGCCCCACCCTGCCCCTTCTGGCTATGCCCATTGGTTATAGCAATATGTGTTTTCTTACCTTAATACAAAAATGGACAGATATAATTAAATTGAACTGCCATTGTGTTTTGTGCATCAATCaataaaggggaggggggattttccAAAAGCAAGGATTTAAACCTAAACAATATTATTctgtaaaagaagtaaaaatttgtaACATCAATGCATTAAACAATCATactataaacaatattttaaaagaaaagttatcccaaatatcaagaaaaatatattgataagtaaaatgaaaaattataatgaatgttttgtgctacaatatgattaaagtgaaaaaacaacttaaataaagcacaaatttgaagaaaaaaagcaaacatttgtgctttatttacattggtttttcactttaatcatattgatAAGTAGCTAAGTGTGGCATCTTTTCTTTCTCTGGTGGCTAATTTTCGATTAcacatttgtgaaaaaaaaaaaaaaaccctctttacTACAAGGattgaaaacagttaaaaaaactgTCCATTTTAAAAGGGTTCAGATTTGAACTGAGTCAAATTATTCTGTTTTGGAGAGACattttgatttccaaattaaaaaaaaaaaatcacttgatatAAGATTTTGGAATATCATTCTCTGTCTAGCAGAGAAGTACCCAAATGTTACTATATTGGTCTGGCTCCATTACACTCGAATTTCATTATTCAGACAACATAGTAGCATCCATTATGCAAAACGTTTCTGTTTTTCCAGTGAAACTGATCACTGAAAAAAGTGGTTCTTTTAAGGATTTAACTCATGGGGAAAAGCGAGTGGAATTAAAAGTAGCCAAAGCCATGGTATATTATTTCAATATCTGCACATATTTCACTTTTCCAATGAATATGATAGTTGGATTTTGCAACATTGGATTATgaaaaaacatccgacaaaaACCAAAAgattttgttggatgtcttttcatccacaagcagttattttgcattgaaaaaagggttacTTGAATCCTTGAAATAGGTGTACACAGTGTTCTTACAAATTTGTGCATTTTTGCGTTGCTTTatgttcttttacttttcaattacAAATATACTTATTAAATTCTTAAACTTACAACTTTCACTAAGAATGTTATAAAGAAGATCTCTGTAGATTTCCAAACaccgaatttttaaaatttggcaaaTAAGTTCAATAtagaacttaaataaaaaaatttaaaatgttccttatttagtatttaaaaaaaacaccttcatTGCTTACACTTTTTGTCAATTTAATCTTAAACATGCGAGCCTGACAAACACATTTTGACATCACATTCATTCAAACCTTCCTCTTCAATTTTCcacaataacaatttaaaaagtccttcagttttaagtttaaaatttgttaccCTTCAGTGTCCAGCATAAGAGAGATAACCTCCAAGTGTTTAAGATTCTAGGCATACATTGAAGATTAAGTCTTTTTTGCAATTGCACTATATTCTTCGACATCTGACTCGCTTCCTTCTTCCCCCTCAGCATCACTCTCCTCGACAGACACTCGATCGAAGCCTTTGTGGGGATTCAAGAGGCTCCCCAAGTTGAATTTGTCCTGGGGATGGGGTGTGCGGTAACCACCCCACCAACCTTTTAAGTTGCCAAAATATGATTGCTGCAGCTTTCctgaaagggaaaagaaaatacgAAAAGTGTTCAAACAAAACATCaagttgaaattagttttttataatGCATATTTTTGTGATTCTGGGTGAATTCTGTATCTATATCcaatgtgaaaaaataatacaatttggTATTAAGTTTCCACCAATTTAAGTTTTAGCaaaacactcaattttttttaatttttggaacagAATTATTTTTAGTGGTGTCTGCTAAGAAAAAAGGCATAAAACATACTgtcacctcagaacaacagtaggatatcttaatgttTTTACTGGCATTAGATATcttctgttgctctgaggcgacgttaTAACATTATAGTATATTCAACACCAAATAAAATTTGCCTCAAATATGCCCTTCGTCGTTATTATTAGAGGTGGGGGGGGGATATAGTGACCCTCTGCTGCACCACTTAAATTATGTTCAATGTTTTTAGCAAAGTTTCATAGATAGATTAGTATGCTGCTTTTAAGGAtactaataaataactgaaattttcaattcaaaaaagcTCTGATTCCTTCCTAGAGCCTGGGAAGATGGATATCAAAAATCGCAGTTCTGTACTTCTTTGTTtgcaaaccttttttttattttgaaaaatatatattttcaaagtgCAAATCAGTGTAGAACAAAATTAAatcacaaaagttttaaaaaaaaaattgcttacctcGACGCTTAAGTCTAATAATTACAGTTACGATGACAAGGCATAAAACTGGAATTGCTAAGAAAGCCATGATAATTAGGGAAGTTTCAAATCTCGTAGAATCGTCACTTGAACCAATTGTCTTATTGCTCAACACTTTGTCTTTGTTTATGACTGTACCTGCCATATTACTTGAAAATACAGCTTCATGAGGCTTTAGAATAGCAGTATCAAGAACTTTCTTCGTTGATTTATGATATGCTGGAAAAGAAAACAAGcgtaatatttattgaaaatcaaattcaaatgtcaaaatcaaacctttttttgtttttaaaagaatcaAAGCATTTTGTTAAAGTTCACAATGAATAAATATCTATACATTTATAATGCAGCATCAAAAGGAcatgaataataaaatataggTACCGTACTCGCCAGTTTTCAAATTAGTTTTCccttttttcagagaaaaaagttTATACAATTACTAGtcatttttataaaaactgtggagtttttaaattcattaaattcaTCTGTTATCTTAAATCTACAATTATCAATAAAATGCTAAATGTCAGACAATAAAATGTTCAGTATCAAACAATTTAATATTCaagtcaaataaaatttgtttctacatatttttgatgaaatataactgTTATTTAGGGTTTAGAAggataaaagattattttaaaatgtgaaacacGAAACAAGTCAACTAGCAAAGTTTCTAAGTTGAATAACCTAACTCTGTGGTGTAACTAAGGAACTTCAGCATTGAATGCAAAACTCAAAATGGGCCCCTTCCTCCGTGAAAATCAAGTTCTCAGatataaattaagattttttttttttggaaatttcctGCATTCTTTTGGACTCAAACAATGAATACGGGGGAAAACCGAAGTCACTACCAAGTTAAAATTaggcaataga
Proteins encoded:
- the LOC129229780 gene encoding jerky protein homolog; protein product: MADSTFVPPPAKKRKHVSLTIQQKIDIIRRLERGESRNSIKIRYNIGSSTIYDIKKQKEKLEQFLADSESSEWFDVRCNVKKPKHAELDSVLYKWFRGKRDEGLPITGPTIIEKAKMIHTEFGFNDDCTFSDGWLRNFRVRHGITKYDMSGAPRDPGANEIQFDISESYGDIFADLIKQYNLTAHQIYNADFSKLFWRYLPDKVLDSGECPDETFSQDKLNVFLCANAEGTHRLKPLVIGTCENPIPFRVLASLPVLYKAQPGLCLTFDMLKEWFHQEFVPSVKENFRRVGLPEDSNAILLLDNLKTHPHENELVSENIFTVHLPTEVAAVLQPMECGILQTWKCHYRTLFCRRLLDSQKPLKEFVMDYSMKDAVFNVALAWEESKEDALKTCWKKLWPGILPNDKYSSESDKFVLDAATMSEIQDIIKNIKKIPDDSNPFNGLTEEELEELLKTDRDDDVLFEQIMEEGSATENSRELQPIEAFEDIIQAERIRSSWNEAANHLNKFIQFAERSNFYTASEVLQLHIIQNNFLKKKSDSVKQADIIRCLTEPRTVQLSNPRENSLQVCDDNSFLSSGEVKDEFQ